A stretch of DNA from Catenulispora acidiphila DSM 44928:
GCGTGATCATGATGGGACTGATCGCCGGCGGACACGCGACCAGCACGTCCGGGGTCCCCAACTGGGTGCTGCTGTCCTCGGCGCTGGCGATCTCGCTGGGCACCTACGCCGGCGGCTGGCGCATCATGCGGACGCTGGGGCGCAAGATCATCGAGCTGGACCCGCCGCGCGGGTTCGCCGCCGAGACCGTCGCCTCGAGCGTGCTGTACTTCACCGCGTTCGTCTGGAACGCGCCGGTGTCGACCACGCAGATCATCACCGGCTCGATCATGGGCGTCGGGGCGACGAAGCGGAAGACCGCGGTGCGCTGGGGCGTGGCGCGGAACATCCTCGCGGCGTGGGTCTTCACGCTGCCGTGCGCCGGGGCGTGCGCGGCGCTGGTCTGGTGGATCACGCACGCGATCTTCGGATAGCGCGGCACCACGCTGAGCCGGGAGGAGGGCAGGGCCGCGGTTACGGCACCTGCCCGGCGAGCACGGTCTCGATCCGGCGGGCCAGCTGCAGGTCGAGCTCGGTGACGCCGCCGGCGGAGTGCGTGGAGAGCCGGAACCGCACCGTCCGCCAGCGGATGTCGATGTCGGGGTGGTGGTTCAGCTCCTCGGCGATCACCGCGACCTTGTCCACGACGGCGATGGCCGCCGGGAAGTCCGCGGCGGTGAACACGCGGCTGAGATGTTCGGCGCCGCCGGTCCACTCGGGATGGGCCGTCAACAACGGGGCGATCTCCTCTTGCTGGAGTATGCGCATGTCTCCATTGTCGACCCGCTGCCAAGAGGAGGCCAACGGCCGGTGACGGAACGTGACCGCCCTACACTTCCTGACGTGAGCGAGACCTCCGTGATCGTCGTCGGCGCGGCCATCGTCCGGGACGACACCGTGCTGTGTGCCCGCCGGTCGGCGCCGCCCCGGCTGGCCGGCAAGTGGGAGTTCCCCGGCGGCAAGGTCGAGGCCGGAGAGAGCGACGCCGAGGCGGTGGTGCGCGAGTGCCGCGAGG
This window harbors:
- a CDS encoding 4a-hydroxytetrahydrobiopterin dehydratase — encoded protein: MRILQQEEIAPLLTAHPEWTGGAEHLSRVFTAADFPAAIAVVDKVAVIAEELNHHPDIDIRWRTVRFRLSTHSAGGVTELDLQLARRIETVLAGQVP